One Lujinxingia litoralis genomic window, CGACGCCGACGCCGACCCGGACCTCTCCCTGACACTCACCGGCGGCGAGGAGAGCCCCTATGTCATCGACGAAACCGAGGGGGTTTTGAACTTCGATGCGGCGTGCGCCCCCCAGGGCTGCACCCTGGACTCCTGCACCCTGAGCTATGAGGGCGGCGAGGTAGTGACGCCTGTTGAGTGCGCCGAGTCGATCGAGCTCCCCACCGCCAAGCTCAACGCCGAGGGCAGCTGGACGCTCACCGTCAACGCCTCCCTCGACGAGCAAAGCACGAGCGCCTCAAAAACCTTCGATGTGCGCTACGCCTTTGAGGCCGGGCTGGAGGGGTATGAGGCCGGCGAGTCATATGCGTTTAGTCACCCGCCCACGCTGGAGAGCTTTTGCACCCGCGATGGCTGCGATCTCACCATCGCCTGCACCGACGCCGGGGGCGGCACGCTCGCCTGTGAGGGGCTGGCCTTCCCCGAAGGTGAGGCCGAGGTGGTCATCACGCTCAACGCCTGCGCNNNNNNNNNNNNNNNNNNCTCCTCACCCTCCTACTCCTGGGCACCCTGGCCCTGGGGTGTGGCGACAGCCCCAACGCACGACGAAACCAGGACGCCGGAGAGCACGACGGCGGTGATATCGACCACGCGACCGGCTCGCTCTCTCTGAGCCTGGAGGGCCTCCCCCCCGAGAGCCCCTGGCCCAACATTGCGCTGGTGGGCGACACCACGCTGAGCGTGCCCGAGGGCGGCATCCTCGACGCAATCCCCGTGGGCCAGTACCAGGTGGTGGCCCAGAACATGGTGCTGGATCTGGCGACTTACAACGCGCCGGTGGCAAACCTGACCATCGAGGCCGATCAGCACGTCGAGCTCACCCTGAGCTACGCGCTGCTACCGGCCAGCTGGCAGGTGATCATCGAAGGGCTCCCCGGCACGCTCACCCCTCAGGTCAACCTGAGCGGCCCGAACACCGACGTGATACTCAACGCCTCGGCGCTCTTTGATGACCTGACACCGGGCACCTACCACCTGACCCCGCAGCAGGTGAGCGACGGGACCACGACCTACCACGCCGCCGTGCGCACAGCCGCGCTGACCAGCGGCGCCAACGATCCCACCACCATCACCTACGGGCTGGCCAACGGTCAGCTTCAGGTAAGCTTCCAGGGGCTTCCCGCCGGCGTCTCGCCCACCATCACGATCAGCGGCCCGGGCGGCTACAGCGCCACGGTCAACTCCGCCACCACCCTCCAGGATCTCGTCCCGGGCATCTACGTTGTCAGCGCCGCCGATGTGACCCAGGGCGACTTAAACTATAGCGCGCCACCGCAAAGCGTTGAGGTCTTAAGCGATGCCATCGCCAGCGCGCATCTCAACTTTGGGATGGCCACCGGCCAACTCAACGTGGTGACCCAGGGACTGCCCGCCGGCGCGGCCGCCAGCGTGACCCTGACCGGCCCGGCCCCCTCCACCGCCCAGACCACCTATCCCGACGTCACCAACCTCCCGGGGCTGGCGCCCGGGCAGTACACCCTGACCTTTCATAATGTAAACGCCGGCGGGAGCTCCTATGAGCCCGCCACGCGCACCACCACCGCCTCGGTGCAGAGCGGCCAGACTACCCACCTGACCCAGACCTACGCCGCGCTCGACGGGGGGCTGGCCCTGTCCCACGACCTGCCCTCCACCGGCAGCCTCACCATCAGGGTTGCCAGCGCGGGCATCTCTCACAGCCGCCAGCTCAGCGGCCAGGGCACCGCCCACATCCCGCTGGACCCGGGCACCTGGTCCCTCAGCGTGAGCGTTAACCAGCTGGGCACCGACGCCTGGGGCAACGTCTACACCGTGGTCGGCGGCAGCCAAACCCTGACGGTGCAGGAAGGTCAGACCACCTTCGCCACGATCAGCTCCCCAAAGCCCACCCTGGTGACCGACTCCGGCGATAGCGCCACCACCTACGGTACGCTGCGTGAAGTGCTCGGTCGGGTCGCCGCCGGTAGCGTCATCACCTTTGCTCCCTCCATCTCCGAGATCACGCTGAGCTCGGAGCTGAGCGTCGACAAAGAAGTCCGCATCGAGGGCCCCGGCACCACCGGGCTCACATTGCGCTCGGCCGGCAACGCTCGCCACTTCAACGTGGCCGCCTCGGGCGACCTCCACCTGGAAGGCCTCACGCTGCGGGATGGCGCCACCAGCGAATACGGCGGCGCGGTGTACGCCGAGGGCTCCTTCGGCGGCACCGATCTGGACTTTATCAACAACACCTCCAGTCAGCGCGGCGGCGCGCTCTACCTCGAAACGGGCACCGTGCCGGGAGTGCTGCGTCGGGTGCGCTTTATCGACAACGAAACCCATGGACAGGGCGGAGCCATCTTCGTGGACGCCCCGCTGCTCCTGGAAGACGCGCTCTTTAAAAACAACTACGCCGAGAGCAGCGGCGGCGCCATCTTTGCCAACGCTCTGGGCACCGCCGGTAACCTGGTCATCGTGCGGGCACTCTTTAACAGCAACGAAACCCCCGCCAGCGGCGGCGCCGTGTACAGCAGACGCGGAGCCTTCGTGCTGCACACGACCTTCTACGACAACACGGCCAACAGCATCGGCGGCGCCTGGTATCAGTACGACGGTCAGGCCGCCTTCATGCACACCACCTTCGACTTCAACACCGGCGGGCTTGGTAGCGCGATCGCCTCGACCTGCGATACGCGCACGCCGGTGTATCTTAAAAACTCCGTGGTGCTCGACGACACCGAGCCCTTCCACTGCGGTAATTCCGATCACCTGATCGACTCGCTGGGCTACAACTACATCCGGCTCGGCTCGGAGGACTTCACCCCCGACAGCGTCACCGACGCGGTCGGCACCGAAATCCAGCCCCTGCCCGTTCGGCTCCAACCGCTGGCGAATAACGGTGGGTTCACCCGGACCAAGGCCGTGAGCCCGGGGGCCACCAACGATGTCTGGATGCGCCTGCCGGCCTCCCACTGCGTGGACCATCAGGGCGAGGCCTTCACCGAAGATCAGCGCGGGATGCCGCGCCCCAACGGCGGCTACTGCTCGATCGGCGCCTGGGAAAACACCGCGCGCTGAGACACTTCACCGCTGAGTTTGGGAGCGTTCAACGCTTCCTGCCCAACGCAAAAGCGCCCCGGGAGTCCTCCCGGGGCGCTTTTGCGTTGGGTTCACCGCCGCGGCTCCGCTTCAGACGCGACGCGCGATCAAGCGCACCACCTCGGCCACCCCGCGGTGGCCGTCTCCGCCCCATACGCCGATTCATATCGGTTGCACCTGCCCGCTGCCATGCTAATACCTCAGAAGCAGCTATCCGAGCCTATCCGCTCACGTTCGACGCCCCCGAGACACGTATGAACCTGCCTCTTCCATTACAGCTCGACCGCCCTCGTCGGGTTCAAGAGGCCGTTGAGACGCTAGCCAATAGCGCCACCGATGAAGATCGTGGCGCGGTCTTCACCCGCGAAGAGGTCGTCGAAGGGATGCTCGACCTCTGCGGCTACAACTCGGACCACGATCTCACCTCTCTCAGACTACTGGAGCCTTCCTGCGGGCAAGGACATTTTCTATTCGCGGCTGTAAAACGCTTACTGGCCTCATGCAGACGTCAAAACATCCCGAAGTCGTGTTGGGCTGATACACTGTCCGATCGAATTTTCGCCGTTGATCTTCACGCAAAAACACTTACCGAAACCCGGGAAAACCTCCTCTCCATCCTCTATCAAGAGGGGCTCTCCAAAACCGACGCTCAAACGCTCTGTGACAGCTGGTTACATCAGGACGACTTTCTCCTAATCCCCATCCACACCCGTTTTGACATCATCATTGGAAACCCCCCTTATGTCAGGCAGGAGCGCATTCCCAACGCACTCCTAAAAGAATACAAAAAGCACTATTCAACCCTCTATGATAGGGCCGACCTATACGTTCTTTTCTTTGAACGATGCCTGGACCTACTAAACCCTAACGGCGTGCTCGGATTTATATGCTCAAACCGATGGATCAAAAACAAATATGGCGGCCCTCTGCGTGCCAAAATCGCTGCCGACTTCAATCTCGATATATATATCAACATGGAGGTCGCTGACGCCTTTCACTCTGAGGTCGATGCCTATCCGGCCATCACGCTTATCCGAAGAACGTCTCCCGGTACTACCCGCATGTTTTCCAGCACTGGAAAACACCTGAAAGGCATTCAAGAAATTTTTGAACGACTCTCGGACGACCTCACGCACGAGCGATCCAACCACAGCGTGGTCGTACAAACGATTGCCCATAATCGCGACCCCTGGCTCCTGGATTCCCCACATATTATCAACCTACTTCGAGCTCTCGAACAACGCTTCCCCTCACTTGAAGACGCCGGGGCTCACGTTGGTATAGGCGTCGCAACAGGATGCGATCGTGTATTTATTGATGATTATGATGCACTGGACGTCGAAGCCTCCCGAAAACTTCCACTCGTCATGGCCTCTGACCTCAATGGCCCACACATCCAATGGTCAGGACGCGGTATTGTCAACCCCTGGTCCAACAACCGTCAACTCGTTATCCCCGAACATTTCCCGCGCTTTGCAAACTTTCTGGCCCTTAACAAAGACGCATTACATCGTCGTCATGTCGCAAAGAAAAATCCTGACAAATGGTTTCGAACAATCGATCGCATCCATCCCGATCTATTAACCACGCCAAAACTACTCATACCTGACATCAAAGGAGATTCCACGGTGGCTTATGACCCCGGAGAATTCTACCCACATCACAATCTTTACACTATCACATCCGACCGATGGGATCTCCAGATACTCCAAACACTCCTTCGGTCTTCGATCGCACTCGCTTTCGTAGCCGCATATTGCATCCGAATGTCTGGTGGATTCTTGCGCTTCCAGGCCCAATATCTCCGGCGCATCCGGGTTCCTGAGTTTGACACGTTGCCCCTTTCATTAAAAACAGAGCTTCACGCTGCACGTACTTGCAACGACCAGCACCACATCGATATTCTCGCAGCCCAGGCATATCAACTCAACAAAACAGAAGCACAAACACTTTGTACATTTGCCTCCGAGGCACGTGTTTCACGGACGTCATCATGACAATCTCAATTCTGCCAGCAAACTTCGACGATCGCGTCCGCGACGCTGTACGTCTGTTCTGGGCGACCCGAGCGACCGGTTCAAGCTCTCAGGGTGGCACTCGGGGCAAGGTGCTCTCCGGAAAAAACCTTGACGGTTTTATCGCTCTGGTGGAATCGATCGCCGCTGAGTGTGGCCTACCATCAGAGTCCGTTTTCACACGCGGGCGTCATAACCTTCAGTTACCAGGGTACTATCGACCTTCAAAGAATTGGGATGTATTAATCGTACACGAACAGCGCCTCATAGCCGTCTTAGAATTCAAGTCACAGGTTGGCTCTTTTGGTAACAACTTCAACAACCGCACCGAGGAGGCGATTGGGAGCGCATCGGATTTATGGGTGTCAGCTCGACAAAACAACTTTCTTCCGTCAAACCATGTCGATGGACCGTCGAATTCAACCGTCGATCCACGACAGCCCTTCTTAGGCTATCTCATGATGTTGGAAGAGTGCGAAGACTCGACGCGCCCACTAACATTACGTTCAGCGCACTATCACTTCATGCCTGAGTTCGCGGGCGCATCCTATGCCGAGCGCTACCGCATCCTCTGCGAGCGTCTGATGGAGCAACAACTCTATCAAGCAGCATCATTAATACTCTCCCCCCAGACCGAAGCGGGCTTCGGAGGCCACTATCGAAGCCTCTCGGTAGCGACCTCAGTAAGAAACCTCTTTTCCGCACTGGCCGGAACGCTACTCTCAGCCATGGAGGCCGGTACATAAGAAACACGGCCTTCGGCACGTAGCGCTCAGCATCTAAAAAGATGACAGACAAGATACCAACCCCACCTCCCTCGCGTTGCCGCGCCCCAACGGCGGCTACTGCTCGATCGGCGCCTGGGAAAACACCGCGCGCTGAGACACTTCACCGCTGAGTTTGGGAGCGTTCAACGCTTCCTGCCCAACGCAAAAGCGCCCCGGGAGTCCTCCCGGGGCGCTTTTGCGTTGGGTTCACCGCCGCGGCTCCGCTTCAGACGCGACGCGCGATCAAGCGCACGACCTCGGCCACCCCGCGGTGGCCATCGCCGGCGGCGAGCTCGACCTGCTCCTCCTGAAGGAGCTCGACCTCAAGCCCCTCAAAGTCCTCGCGCAGCGTCTCGGGCTCAAAGAGCATCGCCACATCGCCGGGGCCGCCGCTGGTGCGCCCCAACTCGCGCTGGCGGGGGGTAAAGCCCTCCAGCACGATCCGCCCTCCGGGGGCCAGGTGCTGCACACAGGCGCGGTGCAACTCCGGGCGCATCGCCGGCGGCACATGCACATAGGCCAGCACCACCGCGTCAAACTCCCGCTCCCCCAGCACATCGGAGGGCATCACCCCCTGGATCGTCTCCACCTCCACCTGATACTTCGCGGCGAGCTGCCGGGTCTTGGCCAGCCCCACAGCCGAGGGCTCCAGCGAGGTGACCCGGTAGCCGGCCCGGGCCAGCCCCACCCCGTTTCGCCCCTCCCCGTCGCCCACGCAGAGCACGGCGGCGCCGGGCTCCAGACGAGCCTCCACCGCCTCGATCACAAAGGGGTTGGCCGACTCGCCATAGCGGTAGTCGGGGCGATCAAACATCTCATCCCAGAATCGTCCGGGCTCAAAGGGTCTCTGCTCAGCCATCGTGTCCTCGTCTGAAATCGTCGACATCAAGGAGCGCCGCGCTGCCTGGCAGATGCCGGCGCTCGGGTGCCTCCACAACGCCCAATCCCCACGACTTATTGCCGCGCCTCTCCCGGACCACGCGCCACCCCACTCACCCCTCCTCACTACCCTCGCGATAGCTTTCGACCACCCCACTCACCCCTGCTTCCTACCCTCGCGATGGCTTTCGACCACCCCACTCACCCCTGCTTCCTACCCTCGCGATGGCTTTCGACCACCCCACTCAACCCTTCTTCCT contains:
- a CDS encoding choice-of-anchor Q domain-containing protein; the protein is LLTLLLLGTLALGCGDSPNARRNQDAGEHDGGDIDHATGSLSLSLEGLPPESPWPNIALVGDTTLSVPEGGILDAIPVGQYQVVAQNMVLDLATYNAPVANLTIEADQHVELTLSYALLPASWQVIIEGLPGTLTPQVNLSGPNTDVILNASALFDDLTPGTYHLTPQQVSDGTTTYHAAVRTAALTSGANDPTTITYGLANGQLQVSFQGLPAGVSPTITISGPGGYSATVNSATTLQDLVPGIYVVSAADVTQGDLNYSAPPQSVEVLSDAIASAHLNFGMATGQLNVVTQGLPAGAAASVTLTGPAPSTAQTTYPDVTNLPGLAPGQYTLTFHNVNAGGSSYEPATRTTTASVQSGQTTHLTQTYAALDGGLALSHDLPSTGSLTIRVASAGISHSRQLSGQGTAHIPLDPGTWSLSVSVNQLGTDAWGNVYTVVGGSQTLTVQEGQTTFATISSPKPTLVTDSGDSATTYGTLREVLGRVAAGSVITFAPSISEITLSSELSVDKEVRIEGPGTTGLTLRSAGNARHFNVAASGDLHLEGLTLRDGATSEYGGAVYAEGSFGGTDLDFINNTSSQRGGALYLETGTVPGVLRRVRFIDNETHGQGGAIFVDAPLLLEDALFKNNYAESSGGAIFANALGTAGNLVIVRALFNSNETPASGGAVYSRRGAFVLHTTFYDNTANSIGGAWYQYDGQAAFMHTTFDFNTGGLGSAIASTCDTRTPVYLKNSVVLDDTEPFHCGNSDHLIDSLGYNYIRLGSEDFTPDSVTDAVGTEIQPLPVRLQPLANNGGFTRTKAVSPGATNDVWMRLPASHCVDHQGEAFTEDQRGMPRPNGGYCSIGAWENTAR
- a CDS encoding class I SAM-dependent methyltransferase; protein product: MAEQRPFEPGRFWDEMFDRPDYRYGESANPFVIEAVEARLEPGAAVLCVGDGEGRNGVGLARAGYRVTSLEPSAVGLAKTRQLAAKYQVEVETIQGVMPSDVLGEREFDAVVLAYVHVPPAMRPELHRACVQHLAPGGRIVLEGFTPRQRELGRTSGGPGDVAMLFEPETLREDFEGLEVELLQEEQVELAAGDGHRGVAEVVRLIARRV
- a CDS encoding Eco57I restriction-modification methylase domain-containing protein translates to MNLPLPLQLDRPRRVQEAVETLANSATDEDRGAVFTREEVVEGMLDLCGYNSDHDLTSLRLLEPSCGQGHFLFAAVKRLLASCRRQNIPKSCWADTLSDRIFAVDLHAKTLTETRENLLSILYQEGLSKTDAQTLCDSWLHQDDFLLIPIHTRFDIIIGNPPYVRQERIPNALLKEYKKHYSTLYDRADLYVLFFERCLDLLNPNGVLGFICSNRWIKNKYGGPLRAKIAADFNLDIYINMEVADAFHSEVDAYPAITLIRRTSPGTTRMFSSTGKHLKGIQEIFERLSDDLTHERSNHSVVVQTIAHNRDPWLLDSPHIINLLRALEQRFPSLEDAGAHVGIGVATGCDRVFIDDYDALDVEASRKLPLVMASDLNGPHIQWSGRGIVNPWSNNRQLVIPEHFPRFANFLALNKDALHRRHVAKKNPDKWFRTIDRIHPDLLTTPKLLIPDIKGDSTVAYDPGEFYPHHNLYTITSDRWDLQILQTLLRSSIALAFVAAYCIRMSGGFLRFQAQYLRRIRVPEFDTLPLSLKTELHAARTCNDQHHIDILAAQAYQLNKTEAQTLCTFASEARVSRTSS
- a CDS encoding PaeR7I family type II restriction endonuclease, whose translation is MTISILPANFDDRVRDAVRLFWATRATGSSSQGGTRGKVLSGKNLDGFIALVESIAAECGLPSESVFTRGRHNLQLPGYYRPSKNWDVLIVHEQRLIAVLEFKSQVGSFGNNFNNRTEEAIGSASDLWVSARQNNFLPSNHVDGPSNSTVDPRQPFLGYLMMLEECEDSTRPLTLRSAHYHFMPEFAGASYAERYRILCERLMEQQLYQAASLILSPQTEAGFGGHYRSLSVATSVRNLFSALAGTLLSAMEAGT